The DNA window TGTGGAACAACTGACTGTGAGGTGGCACGTGACACACTGTGGGTATGGCATATAAGGGAGCATGGGAACAAGCCTCCAGGTGTGTCACAGGCCTGGCTCCTCCCCCCTCATCCTGGTGCTGTTTCAGCCTCCTGGGCTTTCCACCGTTCTCCAGCAGGGTGAGTCTTCATGGGGAGCCCTGGGGCAGCCCCTTCCCAGGTCCACAGGTGTCGGCCATCACTGACCCTTGCTGGCAGACCCCATGGACACAGCGTCCATGAAGGCCTCCGCAGGCTTCTGAGAAGGAGGAGCCCTAGAACTGGAAAGGGAAAGCATCCATTGCAGGCAGGGGTAACTACATCAGCAAAGGCCCAGACATGAATGGGACTGACCTGCCAGTCCCTGGCCAGCCTGGCCCTCGCAGGCCAGTAGGGTCCTGTAACCAGGCTCGTGGGCTCTCACCACAGGGTGTGGGGGCACCACAGCCCAGGTTTGGCCTCTGCCCTGCCAAGCAGCCCTTCCTCAGCtgtgttctgatttctgtttcTCAAAGCCTCAGGCATATCCTGCCCTGGTCTTCCCAAAGTTCTTGCATTTTGATTTACATTCAGGGAAACTGAGAAAGGACACCACATATCCAAACAGTCACTAAGGGGACATTCAGTCCTTCCTAGGGGACTCCCATGGCTGGCTGTCTTCCCAAAGCCACAAGGGGGTATCCTCACtgccacacccacacacccacagaaGGGTGGGAGGCAGCCCGAGGCCGGGGTTCCACTGAGCTGGTTTCGGCTTTTATCTTTAGCCCAGGCAGAATGAAAGGTCAGattcccactgcccccccccagaGTTTTCACCACTGCACCTCCAGCCAGAATTTAGCACCCCTTGTCATGGTGCACCCGCCccttaccccaccccacccccatagaGCCCTTCACCTATGTGGGCTGCTGTGAAGGAAAGCCAGACTCTCCACCTCTCTTATCTGATCTTTGCGACCAGCCGGCATTCTTGTGCCCTTTGGCAGCAAAGGAAAACTGAGGCGTGGAGGTTTGTTGAGATGCCCAAGATCCAACACCTTCAGTAGCAGAGCAAATGgcaaaacaaagcagagaaacTCCAAAATGTcagaagtaaacaaaacaaaacatttcaaaaacatgGGCTCCCCAGCTCACCAAGGTCCTCTAACACCTGCCACCATCGGGCACTCTGGGCTCTGTGGGCACACACGGAAGACTTAGGATCTGGCCAGATGGAGATCAAAGGTGGGGCCAGCCACGGGGGAGGGCAGCACCGCTCCAtgacaggcagagtggaaggcagctcAGGGTGGGCTCCAGGGCCAGAGCCTGAACCCAAAGACACAGGGCTTTCCTCCTGGGCTACGGCTGTCCGGTGCCAGGGCAGGGGCCAGGCGAGGCCGCAGATGGCACTGAACCAGCATTCTGCTCTGTTGCACCACAAACAGGTCTGGGGTCAAAGCtgaccaccacccccccaccggCCCCTGCCAAAATGGTCTctcacaagttaaaaaaaaatactagtaattCAATGCTTCCCCACCCAGGGGTCTGGAGGAGTGCCTGCCAAATGGCGCAGTTAGAGGAAGCAAGCATCAAGTGACCGTCAGGGACGGGTGTACAGCCGTCTGAGGTGGGCGGCACCCAAACCTGGCCAGGTGGGATGGAGGCCCCGGAGGGCCGGCCAAGCAGGGAAACGCGGGGGGGCCGTGGTGCTCAGAGTTGAGTCCGGGCAGGCAGCCCCAGCACGCACACTGTCCGGCCCCACCTGAGACCCCGGGGCATCGGTTGGTGTGACGGACCCCGTAGAGGCTCCACGGCCTAGTGCAGCCGCAGGTAGGAAGGGGCAGAGTAGTTGAAAAGCAAGAAGTCCATCCTGTAGAGGTCGAAGAGGCGCCGCTGGTAGAAGGGGCTGATGTCCCGGAAGAGGCGCTCGGCCAGGTCGCGGGCGGCAGCCCCCTtggcccggggcgggggcgccGGGAAGCGCAGGCCGGATGCGCCCACCAGGCCCAGCACGAAGGCCGAGTCCTCCGCCAGCGTCTCGAACTTGCCCACCACGTCGTAGCGCAGGCGGCACGGGTGACAGAGGGCATGAGCGCGCTCCCAGTGCTCGTTGAAGGGCTCCTCGCGGCGCGTGCGCGGGTCCAGCAGGTAGGCCAGGAACTCAGCGAAGCGCACGTCGTGGCCGCGCGCCAGCGCGTCGGGGTGCGCACGCGGCCTTACGCGCCGCACAATGCGCGTGCCATAGCGCTGCTGGAAGGCCGCGCTGTAGGGCCGCGCGAACTTGTTGCGATAGGCCGACGCCAGGCGCTCGAAGGGCTCGCGCACGAAAAGGACTGCCAGGTAGGCGCGCAGCCGCCGGTTGATCTCCGCCGGGCTGAAGTCGGCCAGTGAGGGCAGGCGGCCTGGCGCGTGCGCCTCGTGCGCGGGGATTGCAAGCGGGTCGCCTCGGGCGTGGCCGCTCAGTGCCAGCAGCACGCGCTTCCAGTTGGTGCAGGCCACCTTGGGCACATAGCAGTAGAGCAGGCCATGCGCGTCGTCCACCAGCACGTGCCGCAGGTCCTCGGGCCCCAGCAGGCGCTGCCGGCGCGTATGGCGACTGCAGGCGCGGCGCAGCAGGTCCCGCCGCTGGCGGTGCACTTCGGCCAAGGCGGAGCTCGGACCCTGTAGGCGACAgcggaagtggggggaggggagtgaaggTGGGGTCATTGCTGCAGGCCCTGCGCCCACCAGCTCCTGGAGAAGGAACAGGGGATTTGGACCCCGGCACTGCCACCCATCATTGTGATTTGGGACCCAGGGATCTGCCGTAGGCCAgaattggggtgtgtgtgtgcgacTCTAACCTCACTGAGGCAGATGGAAGGATGTGACAAATAGGGTTGGACACTCAGGACCAAGGAGGTCCTGGTAATGCATATGCTGGTGTCAGTGTAAGCCTGATTAATAAGTCATCAGAATGGTGAGCATGGGCACAAATTGAATATCTGCTCACTGTTTACTAAAAGCGAGATCGTGTATAAGAACAGTGTTAACTCCACATAAAGAGTTGAGAAATGCAGCCACCTGTAAGCTACTGAGAGACTTTTTTGTTCAATAATAAAATTAGCGAATTCTGTATTTAGGAATTGTTATGTTCCTTTGGATCTTGATTTTTCTCCCCCACCAACAAATTCTAACCTCAGTAGCTGGGCAGAAAACTTGCCCTCTCTGAAGCCTGTCTCTCTTCTGTGAAATACTAACATCCACTATTTATctagcacctactgtatgccaggcacttcACGTGCACTTTACAACTCTATAAATTAGGTGGTATTAGTATACCTgggccagcccctcccagccTGTCTCAGCGGTGCTAAGATCCAAGCTACAGAATGGTGACTCCTTTCCTTCAAGTCCTTTCTGCACCAAACAGGGTTTCCACTTCCAAGACCCCACCGCCCCTCCTCTTCCTGATTTTCATCCAAGACTTCTTaggaaaagtgtttttaatttctcaaaattgcctcaagatataataataataataaaaaaacattgTGGAGGACATGGGAAAATGGTACCTTaattcattgctggtgagaatgtagaaTGATACAGCTGTTGTGGAAAGCAGTTTGGCCacttctcaaaaaacaaaacaaacagatgaTCCATCTAGGTATATGCCCAAGATAACTAGAAACATATGTCAGGCCAagacttgtacataaatgttcacagcaaccttattcataatagccaaaaggtggaaacaactcaaatgtccaggTGGACAGTCATCCAATGATGACTGGATACATAGTATGTGGTCTGTCCATAAAagggaatattacccagccatagaAGGTATGAAGTTCTGATGCACCCTAATAAAAAGATTATGcctgccaagtgaaagaagccagacacaaaaggccacatgttgtatgatggattccacttacatgaaatgtccagaatagatccatagagacagaaagtagactggtAGTTGTCAGGGGcaggtgggaagggagggggagggactgCTAATGGGTGCTGGGTTTCTTTTTGTGGGTGATGAAAGTGTTCTGTAGTTAGAGAGTGGTAATGGCTATGCGGCCTTGTAAGTGCACTACACACTACTGAAGTGTACactttaaaagagtgaattttgtggtatgtgaattatatcccaGTTATGATAAAAAGCCTTATGTTTCCATTTCAGGGAAGGACAAAGCAGCATCTGAAATGGTGGGACACTTGGTCCAATGCCCATGTAAGAGTATCTGCTGTTgctgggtgggaaggggaagaataTGTCTGTGTGTGAGGCGGTGCTCACTTGAGCTTCTCATGCCTTTAAAAGTATACTGCAGAAATCCAAGATCCTGCTAGTGATAAAAGCTGAAGTACAAAACAAGAGTTGACGGGTCACACTTTCAATTTACAAAgggtgaggaaagaaagaaaaaaaatgtttcagaaaggaTAGGTTGTAGGGAGCctctcatattttaattttttttaaagacttatttatttcagagaaagagagagagagagaataggggggaagagagagtgagcatggtggggaggggcagagggagagagagagagagaatcccaagcagtgcCCTGCTGAGATCAGAGCCCAATGCAcagctccatctcataaccccaagatcatgatctgatccaaaatcatgagttggacacttaactgactgagccacccaggtgccctgggagccTCTCTTTTAGATGTATATTGAAATTGTCATGTAATGAACAAGGCTGGGATTTGCTTCCAAATAAGCCCaggtaggaagggagggagaggggtctGGATGAAACAGGATTGGACAAGATTTGATCACTGTTTAAACTGGGTTACGGGAATGTGGGGGTTCGTTGTACATTTTACTTCTGTATGTGTTTGAATTTGTCTCAATCTGaacatgaagcagaaaaaaaagaggacataTATACATGTAGGTATGATGCTGGAAAAGTATCTAAGCACCTGACAGCATTGGACACTACACACATGCCTGGAAAGGCACACAGGGAATGAACTGGTCACCTGCAGGGGTAACCAGGGCCAGGGTGGGAAGGGAAGTTACCCTTCACTGGATGCACTCTTTTGAAGGGTTGGATGCCCTATCATGTGCTTATCTTCCTTTTTCAAAATCTCACTGAGCGCTGGCTGCCAACCTCAGAGCAGTGAGGGGTGTGAGAGAACTAGGAGGATTCCCTTCCCTCTAAGGCAAACTCACAGGATTGGCCTCAAAAGCCTGGCTCTACATGGGTGCCAGGAGAAGGCTGTATCTAGTGGCCCCACAGCCAAGGTCTGCTTTCAGCTTCCAGACATTCCCACATATTTCTTGTCACAGGGAGAGTTGGCCATCTACCCAACTGTCAGTCACCCTCCTTCCTTGCCAACAGACCCCACTTACGGTCATGTGCAGAGCCTTGGGGAAGAACCAGTCATAGCAGCCTCACACAACTTCATGAAAGCTATGGGTCCAGGGGTGGGCATGTGGCTTGGTTTGGGCCAAGGAGATGTACAGGGATGTCTGCTAGTCTCCCAGAAAAGACTTACCTTCAGTACAAAAAGAGAGGgctcctgaaggaaaaaaaatctttgcctcaGCCCCTCCCTTTCTGCTTGGGGTACCATCGTGTGAGATGTCTGGAGCCCTGGCAGTCATCTTGGAGTTGTGAAGCAACAAGATATACCATATGTCAACATTCAGAGGGTGATATTGGGCAACATCCTGCTGCTGTACCAAGGGCTGCTGATTTCTGAGCATCTTGGGAAGTAAACACTGACTGTCCTAATGGCTTAAAGTCAGCTTTTCTGTTGCTTGGAGCCCCATAAATACCAAGACAGTACTATCtccatacaaatgaaaaaaactgaggcttagaagaAATAAGTTGCCTATAGCTCTCTCAAGTAGGGGAGTTGGGACTCCCAATGCAGGTCCCTTAGGACTCAGAAGCTGGGCTATGCCCACCAGTACAGGAACAAACCCTGCAGCTACAATCCTCATCTCTCCCTGCCTGACTGGACTTGGCTGCCTGGATTCTTAGCCTGGCTCTAATCCTTATGAGCTCTGTGGCC is part of the Mustela nigripes isolate SB6536 chromosome 2, MUSNIG.SB6536, whole genome shotgun sequence genome and encodes:
- the CHST13 gene encoding carbohydrate sulfotransferase 13; the protein is MGRRCWPRRALAAACLGAALLLLGAAPRALSPAFENSLGSGWLGGKRRSPLQMLYDLDQGPSSALAEVHRQRRDLLRRACSRHTRRQRLLGPEDLRHVLVDDAHGLLYCYVPKVACTNWKRVLLALSGHARGDPLAIPAHEAHAPGRLPSLADFSPAEINRRLRAYLAVLFVREPFERLASAYRNKFARPYSAAFQQRYGTRIVRRVRPRAHPDALARGHDVRFAEFLAYLLDPRTRREEPFNEHWERAHALCHPCRLRYDVVGKFETLAEDSAFVLGLVGASGLRFPAPPPRAKGAAARDLAERLFRDISPFYQRRLFDLYRMDFLLFNYSAPSYLRLH